One region of Tistrella mobilis genomic DNA includes:
- a CDS encoding peroxiredoxin, with translation MLRDTPAGRLPAHPSEPEIALWLNTPQPIRLPDLEGRVVMILAFQMFCTGCAREAVPQMMRVRQTFPEDRVAVIGLHTVFEHHAANTVEALTAFLHENRVTVPVGIDAPGPRGPLPLTMAAWNLQGTPSLILLDRAGRVRRKTFGHVDDLRLGAEIAWLLAED, from the coding sequence ATGCTGCGCGACACCCCCGCTGGCCGCCTTCCCGCCCATCCTTCCGAGCCCGAAATCGCGCTCTGGCTGAACACGCCGCAGCCGATCCGGCTACCCGACCTGGAAGGCCGGGTGGTAATGATCCTGGCCTTCCAGATGTTCTGCACCGGCTGCGCCCGCGAGGCCGTGCCGCAGATGATGCGCGTCCGCCAGACCTTTCCCGAAGATCGGGTGGCGGTGATCGGCCTGCATACGGTGTTCGAACACCATGCCGCCAACACGGTCGAGGCGCTCACCGCCTTCCTGCATGAAAACCGCGTCACCGTGCCGGTGGGCATCGATGCGCCGGGGCCCCGCGGCCCGCTGCCGCTGACGATGGCGGCCTGGAACCTGCAGGGCACGCCCAGCCTTATCCTGCTCGACCGTGCCGGCCGGGTGCGGCGCAAGACCTTCGGCCATGTCGACGACCTGCGCCTTGGGGCCGAAATCGCCTGGCTGCTGGCGGAAGACTGA
- a CDS encoding RpoH suppressor, whose amino-acid sequence MTARPDPELTCDVIMKGGITSGVVYPKAILQLAAMYRFRSVGGTSAGAIAASITAAAEYGRASGGFETLGAIPDTLQTRLLDLFQPDPRARDLFDLILTAGLQRRPMAALPLLIRAGLPWNLIALLPGLLLIWFAHGWAGWLAGGLLALFLTLIASAGIAIWRLYRLLPTLDYGLCPGSAPDGASPGLPPLSDWLTDTIDAAAHVQGSGQGQGGRPLIFSDLWAGGPGGIEGTPAHPAINLRTVTTSLGERRPRALPDLGDRNFYFDPAEMRRAFPARVVDQMVAAGTRLLDEAKARDGDRFIWPEYDGRRLIAFPAPGDLPVVVAARMSLSFPFLISAIPLYRIDWPTKQADGKAVMRRLLFSDGGISSNFPIHFFDALLPTRPTFGISLDQYSEDRPRRRVHLPMPAIQGQWIALQTVGSLGGFVMSLFNAASEWQDELRTVLPGYRERVAHIYLKPDEGGLNLAMPPETIRTLTDLGQRAGLLMTGTAPADGPDAANFDFDDHRWRRFLSLYAAFEAALQGAAPVWGDAEDPDSYAAFIARTLDHPASYFQSDPADRQEVFRRMDRLMRLVRDDWPIPLRDHKGLVPKPETKLRITPEF is encoded by the coding sequence ATGACTGCCCGTCCGGATCCAGAGCTGACCTGTGACGTGATCATGAAAGGGGGGATCACCTCCGGCGTCGTTTATCCCAAGGCGATCCTGCAACTGGCGGCGATGTATCGCTTTCGCAGTGTCGGCGGCACTTCGGCCGGCGCGATCGCGGCCTCGATCACGGCCGCGGCGGAATACGGGCGTGCATCCGGCGGCTTCGAGACCCTGGGTGCCATCCCCGACACGCTGCAGACCCGGCTGCTGGATCTGTTCCAGCCCGATCCGCGGGCGCGGGATCTGTTCGATCTGATCCTGACCGCAGGGCTGCAGCGCCGCCCGATGGCCGCGCTGCCGCTGCTGATCCGTGCGGGCCTGCCCTGGAACCTGATCGCCCTGCTGCCGGGGCTGCTGCTGATCTGGTTCGCCCATGGCTGGGCCGGCTGGCTGGCGGGCGGCTTGCTCGCCCTGTTCCTGACGCTGATCGCCAGCGCCGGGATCGCGATCTGGCGGTTGTACCGCCTGTTGCCGACGCTCGATTACGGCCTCTGCCCCGGTTCGGCGCCGGACGGGGCGAGCCCCGGCTTGCCGCCGCTCTCGGACTGGCTGACCGACACGATCGACGCCGCGGCGCATGTGCAGGGTTCGGGGCAGGGGCAGGGCGGCCGGCCGCTGATCTTCTCGGATCTCTGGGCCGGCGGACCCGGCGGCATCGAGGGTACGCCGGCGCATCCCGCGATCAATCTGCGCACGGTGACCACCAGCCTGGGCGAACGGCGCCCGCGTGCGCTGCCCGATCTGGGCGACCGGAATTTCTACTTCGACCCGGCGGAGATGCGTCGCGCCTTCCCCGCCCGCGTGGTCGACCAGATGGTCGCCGCCGGCACCCGGCTGCTGGACGAGGCGAAGGCCCGCGACGGCGACAGGTTCATCTGGCCGGAATATGACGGCCGGCGGCTGATCGCCTTTCCCGCCCCCGGCGATCTGCCGGTGGTGGTGGCGGCGCGCATGAGCCTGAGCTTCCCTTTCCTGATTTCGGCCATCCCGCTCTACCGGATCGACTGGCCGACAAAACAGGCGGACGGCAAGGCGGTGATGCGCCGGCTGCTGTTCAGCGACGGCGGGATTTCGAGCAATTTCCCGATCCATTTCTTCGATGCCCTGCTGCCCACCCGCCCGACCTTCGGCATCAGCCTGGACCAGTATTCCGAAGACCGGCCCAGGCGGCGGGTGCATCTGCCGATGCCGGCGATCCAGGGCCAGTGGATCGCGTTGCAGACCGTGGGCAGCCTGGGCGGTTTCGTGATGTCGCTGTTCAATGCCGCCAGCGAATGGCAGGACGAGCTGCGCACCGTACTGCCCGGCTATCGCGAGCGGGTGGCCCATATCTATCTGAAGCCCGACGAGGGCGGGCTGAACCTGGCGATGCCGCCCGAAACCATCCGGACCCTGACGGATCTTGGGCAGCGCGCCGGCCTGCTGATGACCGGAACCGCGCCTGCGGACGGACCCGACGCCGCGAATTTCGATTTCGACGACCATCGCTGGCGTCGGTTCCTCAGCCTCTATGCGGCCTTCGAGGCGGCACTTCAGGGTGCCGCACCGGTCTGGGGCGATGCCGAGGATCCCGATAGCTATGCCGCTTTCATCGCCCGCACCCTCGACCATCCGGCCAGCTATTTTCAGTCCGACCCGGCCGACCGGCAGGAGGTTTTCCGGCGCATGGATCGGCTGATGCGCCTGGTGCGTGACGACTGGCCGATCCCCTTGCGCGACCACAAGGGGCTGGTCCCCAAGCCGGAGACGAAGCTGCGGATCACGCCGGAGTTCTGA
- a CDS encoding LysR substrate-binding domain-containing protein, with protein sequence MATDAAARLLAAELAVIEAACRHMNLTAAGRELGLGQSVMSRRIAAVEAALGVPIFLRDGRRLRLSPQGAALLPAIRAASDRLEAAVAMLGAAGPAQVAGTLRLGTLPTFAAAWLAPRLSGFAARHPAVAVDLSTIGADFADGRKDAVTWDGDAVDAVISWGRGGWRGFAARRLFDERVIPVAAPGLALPDDPARLGREGPPLIRHTTRADLWPDWAGAAGLPPQGFRPAPQGAGTDGAAGRPAEPRFEHFFMILAAAVAGLGIALVPEAFARADLAAGRLQRVAPALPALRTGAAYWLITTDALSAHPRIRAFREWIIEEATERATETSQTLAE encoded by the coding sequence TTGGCCACCGATGCTGCCGCCCGCCTGCTTGCCGCCGAACTCGCCGTGATCGAGGCCGCCTGCCGGCATATGAACCTGACCGCCGCCGGCCGTGAACTCGGCCTGGGCCAGAGCGTGATGAGCCGGCGGATCGCGGCGGTCGAGGCGGCGCTGGGCGTGCCGATCTTCCTGCGCGACGGCCGCCGGCTGCGGCTCAGCCCCCAGGGTGCCGCCCTGCTGCCGGCGATCCGGGCGGCGTCGGACCGGCTGGAAGCGGCGGTGGCGATGCTGGGGGCGGCCGGGCCGGCCCAGGTGGCAGGCACGCTCAGGCTGGGTACCCTGCCGACCTTTGCCGCCGCATGGCTGGCGCCGCGGCTTTCGGGTTTTGCCGCCCGCCATCCGGCGGTGGCCGTCGATCTGTCGACCATCGGGGCGGATTTCGCCGACGGCCGCAAGGATGCCGTGACCTGGGACGGGGATGCGGTCGACGCGGTGATCAGCTGGGGGCGGGGCGGCTGGCGCGGCTTCGCGGCCCGCCGGCTGTTCGACGAACGGGTCATACCGGTCGCCGCCCCCGGCCTTGCCCTGCCCGATGATCCGGCACGGCTGGGCCGCGAGGGACCGCCGCTCATCCGCCATACCACCCGGGCCGATCTCTGGCCCGACTGGGCCGGGGCTGCGGGCCTGCCGCCGCAGGGCTTCCGGCCCGCGCCGCAGGGTGCCGGGACCGATGGTGCGGCGGGCCGGCCGGCGGAGCCGCGTTTCGAACATTTCTTCATGATCCTGGCGGCGGCGGTGGCGGGGCTGGGCATCGCCCTGGTGCCCGAAGCCTTTGCCCGTGCGGATCTGGCCGCCGGCCGGTTGCAGAGGGTGGCGCCGGCCCTGCCGGCCCTGCGCACCGGCGCCGCCTATTGGCTGATCACCACCGATGCCCTCAGCGCCCATCCGCGTATTCGCGCCTTCAGGGAGTGGATCATCGAAGAGGCCACAGAGCGTGCAACCGAAACTTCTCAAACTCTGGCGGAATAA
- a CDS encoding VOC family protein, which produces MTAIRPFHLAFPVLDLEETRSFYVGVLGCGTGREDVHWIDFDLYGHQVVAHLDPKLDRAIAARNPVDGDDVPVPHFGVVLTMDQWRALAARLEANEGTRWVIRPRIRFEGQPGEQATLFILDPSGNALEFKAFDDDGRLFATS; this is translated from the coding sequence ATGACCGCCATCCGCCCCTTTCACCTCGCCTTCCCGGTGCTCGACCTTGAAGAGACCCGCAGCTTCTATGTCGGTGTGCTCGGCTGCGGCACCGGCCGCGAGGACGTGCACTGGATCGATTTCGATCTTTACGGCCATCAGGTGGTGGCCCATCTGGACCCGAAGCTGGACCGCGCCATCGCCGCCCGCAATCCGGTCGACGGCGACGACGTGCCCGTGCCGCATTTCGGCGTGGTGCTCACCATGGATCAGTGGCGGGCCCTGGCGGCACGGCTGGAGGCCAATGAAGGCACACGCTGGGTGATCCGCCCACGCATCCGGTTTGAGGGCCAGCCGGGGGAACAGGCGACATTGTTCATTCTGGACCCCTCGGGCAATGCCCTTGAATTCAAGGCCTTCGACGATGACGGGCGGCTGTTCGCCACCAGTTGA
- a CDS encoding phosphatase PAP2 family protein, whose translation MSETAARDGRTLIERWWPLGLVTATIVFFVWLADEVMEGETEALDRALLQSLRNPADLADPLGPNWLETGFADLTALGSTTVLGLMTLVVVGYLLIRRSRAAALTVALSVIGGTVLSFGLKLVFERPRPDLVAHLVEVQTASFPSAHAMLSATTYLTLGALLARFENRRRLKGYVLGVAIGLTFLVGVSRIYLGVHWPTDVIAGWCAGAAWAVACARSVTRS comes from the coding sequence ATGTCGGAAACTGCGGCGCGGGACGGGCGGACGCTGATCGAACGCTGGTGGCCTCTGGGCCTGGTGACGGCGACAATCGTGTTCTTCGTCTGGCTGGCGGACGAGGTGATGGAGGGGGAAACCGAGGCGCTGGATCGCGCCCTGCTCCAAAGCCTGCGCAACCCCGCCGACCTGGCCGATCCGCTGGGCCCGAACTGGCTGGAGACCGGCTTCGCCGACCTGACCGCACTTGGCAGCACCACCGTGCTGGGGCTGATGACCCTGGTCGTGGTCGGCTATCTGTTGATCCGCCGCAGTCGGGCGGCCGCACTGACCGTGGCGCTGTCGGTGATCGGCGGCACGGTGTTGAGCTTCGGCCTGAAACTGGTCTTCGAACGGCCGCGGCCGGATCTGGTCGCCCATCTGGTGGAGGTGCAGACGGCGAGCTTCCCCTCCGCCCATGCCATGCTGTCGGCGACCACCTACCTCACGCTCGGTGCTCTGCTCGCACGGTTCGAGAACCGGCGGCGGCTGAAGGGCTATGTTCTGGGGGTCGCGATCGGGCTCACCTTCCTGGTGGGGGTGAGCCGGATCTATCTGGGCGTCCACTGGCCGACTGACGTCATCGCCGGCTGGTGCGCAGGCGCCGCCTGGGCGGTCGCCTGTGCGAGATCTGTTACAAGATCGTGA
- a CDS encoding ABC transporter permease, whose protein sequence is MSRTATPSAAGAAPRRRNPVLAWMLRDPRGALSLLVVVIIALTGIFADQLAPYSPIAQNFDLILMPPSAENWLGTDDLGRDVFSRLIHGASASMYASVLSVSIALVIGLPIGLLAGFAGGWVDEVVSRVIDALLSFPAIVLAIGVTGALGVGLTNGMISVGIVFAPLIARLARARALVVKEELFVDAARCFGASPVRILVRHILPNAIQPILVQVTLLLAGALLAEASLSFLGLGVQAPDASWGSMLAKAYLYMEIAPEQMVTPGLAILVTALAFNGLGDSVRMLLDPTTRSGR, encoded by the coding sequence ATGAGCCGGACCGCAACCCCTTCTGCCGCCGGGGCGGCGCCCCGCCGGCGCAACCCGGTGCTCGCCTGGATGCTGCGCGATCCGCGCGGCGCGCTCAGCCTGCTGGTGGTGGTGATCATCGCGCTCACCGGCATCTTTGCCGATCAGCTCGCGCCCTATTCGCCGATCGCGCAGAATTTCGACCTGATCCTGATGCCGCCTTCGGCCGAAAACTGGCTGGGCACCGACGATCTGGGCCGCGACGTGTTCAGCCGGCTGATCCATGGCGCCTCGGCCAGCATGTATGCCAGCGTGCTGTCGGTGTCGATCGCGCTGGTGATCGGCCTGCCGATCGGCCTGCTCGCCGGTTTCGCCGGGGGCTGGGTCGACGAGGTGGTCAGCCGGGTGATCGATGCGCTGCTCTCCTTCCCCGCCATCGTGCTGGCGATCGGCGTCACCGGCGCGCTGGGGGTGGGGCTCACCAACGGCATGATTTCGGTCGGCATCGTGTTCGCCCCGCTGATCGCGCGCCTGGCCCGCGCCCGGGCGCTGGTGGTGAAGGAAGAGCTGTTCGTCGACGCCGCCCGCTGTTTCGGGGCAAGCCCGGTGCGCATCCTCGTCCGTCACATCCTGCCCAATGCCATCCAGCCGATCCTGGTGCAGGTGACCCTGCTTCTGGCCGGCGCGCTTCTGGCCGAAGCCTCGCTCTCCTTTCTGGGGCTGGGCGTTCAGGCACCGGATGCCAGCTGGGGCTCGATGCTCGCCAAAGCCTATCTCTATATGGAGATTGCGCCCGAACAGATGGTCACCCCGGGCCTTGCCATCCTGGTGACGGCCCTTGCCTTCAACGGGTTGGGCGACAGCGTGCGCATGTTGCTGGACCCGACCACGCGCAGCGGCCGCTGA
- a CDS encoding ABC transporter permease, producing MSSRRAIRTVRRRLIQVVPVILIVTFVVFGLIQLIPGDIAVTLAGDNASDQRLAEIRALYGLDRPFLVQYFDWLWGAVHGDLARSLISGEEVMTSLSRTFPLTLLIVVLAMLISMVIGIPLGILAALRPNSIIDGAVMGLASVGIAIPNFWLAMILVATFALSLGWLPATGAVAFSDDPIRALEHAILPATALAAGGIAEVARQLRTSLVDILGSQYVRTLHAKGLPGGAVLWKHGLKNVSVNLLTVIGLLANRLLAATVVVETVFAIPGVGNLIVNAALARDFPVVQGVVLTMIIFVVGLNLIIDMLYVVFDPRVR from the coding sequence ATGTCCAGCCGCCGCGCGATCCGCACCGTGCGCCGCCGCCTGATTCAGGTGGTGCCGGTGATCCTGATCGTGACCTTCGTGGTGTTCGGGCTGATCCAGCTGATCCCCGGCGACATCGCGGTGACGCTGGCCGGCGACAATGCCAGCGATCAGCGCCTTGCCGAAATCCGGGCACTCTACGGTCTCGATCGTCCCTTCCTGGTTCAGTATTTCGACTGGCTGTGGGGGGCGGTGCATGGCGACCTCGCCCGGTCGCTGATCTCGGGCGAGGAAGTGATGACCTCGCTCTCCCGCACCTTTCCGCTCACTTTGCTGATCGTGGTGCTGGCGATGCTGATCTCGATGGTGATCGGCATACCGCTCGGCATCCTGGCAGCGCTCCGGCCCAATTCGATCATCGACGGCGCGGTAATGGGGCTTGCCTCGGTCGGCATCGCCATCCCGAATTTCTGGCTGGCGATGATCCTGGTCGCAACCTTCGCGCTCTCGCTCGGCTGGCTGCCGGCGACCGGCGCGGTCGCCTTTTCGGATGATCCGATCCGGGCGCTGGAACATGCGATCCTGCCCGCCACCGCTCTTGCCGCCGGCGGTATCGCCGAGGTGGCGCGCCAGCTGCGCACCTCGCTGGTCGATATTCTGGGCTCGCAATATGTCCGCACGCTCCACGCCAAGGGCCTGCCCGGGGGCGCGGTGCTGTGGAAGCACGGGCTCAAGAACGTCTCGGTCAACCTGTTGACGGTGATCGGCCTGCTGGCCAACCGCCTGCTGGCGGCGACCGTCGTGGTCGAGACGGTGTTCGCCATTCCGGGTGTCGGCAATCTGATCGTCAACGCGGCGCTCGCCCGCGATTTCCCGGTGGTGCAGGGGGTGGTGCTGACCATGATCATCTTCGTGGTCGGGCTGAACCTGATCATCGACATGCTCTATGTCGTCTTCGACCCGAGGGTACGCTGA
- a CDS encoding ABC transporter substrate-binding protein, whose amino-acid sequence MTKDPSNIFAGEPVAVGGRPAFAMDRRRFLSLLGAGAAGAAAAGMLPGHVRRALAAGGVLKVAAPANPSSMDPMTGGSGQDHPFLYTVFDTLVEWEYESLDPKPGLARAWSFPDPKTLVMDLQEGVKFHDGTDFNAEAVKFNLDRNRGDQRSNIKADLINVEAVEVTGPHQVTIRLKNPDAALPMILSDRAGMMCSPKAVKEKGDGHDRSPVGTGAWSFVAWNDNEKVVVKRNEGYWKAGTPKVDGIEFAIIPELSTGLRSVMAGQNHFVYFLSPQQGLIAKRAPKLTTYTGPTLYCIQIYFNWARKPLDDVRVRQAINHAIDRDAFVKVTMNGIGEKAITNLPSAHWAFDKELAGYYPYDPDKAKALLAEAGYADGLDLHLGGYPDQSSVQRQEFIMEQLRQVGIRVRYSIGTIPEASAAFFGNEKKTDALVSAWTGRPDPSLTFSLMYLPDAYYNGGRGPVPDELVQAIAASRASPDKEARKAAFSKVQKLVLDNALVCPLAFLSALDVAGEKVEGYKPNLLNKPKLYDVALA is encoded by the coding sequence ATGACCAAGGATCCGTCGAACATCTTCGCGGGCGAGCCGGTCGCCGTCGGGGGCCGCCCGGCCTTCGCCATGGACCGCCGCCGTTTCCTGTCGCTGCTGGGGGCCGGTGCCGCCGGTGCCGCGGCCGCGGGCATGCTGCCCGGCCATGTCCGCCGGGCGCTGGCCGCCGGCGGCGTGCTGAAGGTGGCGGCCCCCGCCAATCCGTCGAGCATGGACCCGATGACCGGCGGCTCGGGCCAGGATCATCCCTTCCTCTACACCGTTTTCGATACGCTGGTGGAATGGGAATATGAAAGCCTGGATCCCAAGCCCGGCCTGGCCCGTGCCTGGAGCTTCCCCGACCCCAAGACCCTGGTCATGGACCTGCAGGAGGGGGTGAAATTCCATGATGGCACCGATTTCAACGCCGAGGCGGTGAAGTTCAACCTGGACCGCAACCGCGGGGATCAGCGCTCCAACATCAAGGCCGATCTGATCAATGTCGAGGCGGTGGAGGTGACCGGGCCCCATCAGGTCACCATCCGGCTGAAGAACCCCGATGCCGCCCTGCCGATGATCCTGTCGGACCGTGCCGGCATGATGTGTTCGCCCAAGGCGGTGAAAGAGAAGGGGGACGGCCACGACCGCAGCCCCGTCGGCACCGGCGCCTGGAGCTTCGTTGCCTGGAACGACAACGAAAAGGTGGTGGTGAAGCGCAACGAGGGCTATTGGAAGGCGGGCACGCCCAAGGTCGACGGCATCGAATTCGCGATCATTCCGGAACTCTCCACCGGGCTGCGCTCTGTGATGGCCGGGCAGAACCATTTCGTCTATTTCCTGTCGCCCCAGCAGGGGCTGATCGCGAAGCGGGCGCCGAAGCTGACCACCTATACCGGCCCGACCCTCTATTGCATCCAGATCTATTTCAACTGGGCGCGCAAGCCGCTGGACGATGTCCGCGTTCGCCAGGCGATCAACCATGCCATCGATCGCGACGCTTTCGTCAAGGTGACGATGAACGGCATCGGCGAGAAGGCGATCACCAACCTGCCCTCGGCCCATTGGGCCTTCGACAAAGAGCTGGCCGGCTACTACCCCTATGATCCCGACAAGGCCAAGGCGCTGCTGGCCGAGGCGGGCTATGCCGACGGGCTGGACCTGCATCTGGGCGGCTATCCCGACCAGAGTTCGGTGCAGCGCCAGGAATTCATCATGGAGCAGCTGCGCCAGGTGGGTATCCGGGTGCGCTATTCGATCGGCACCATTCCCGAGGCCTCGGCCGCCTTCTTCGGCAACGAGAAGAAGACCGACGCGCTGGTCTCGGCCTGGACCGGCCGGCCCGATCCCAGCCTGACCTTCTCGCTGATGTATCTGCCCGACGCCTATTACAATGGCGGCCGCGGCCCGGTGCCCGACGAGCTGGTGCAGGCGATCGCCGCCAGCCGCGCCTCGCCCGACAAGGAGGCACGCAAGGCCGCCTTCTCGAAGGTCCAGAAGCTGGTGCTCGACAATGCCCTGGTCTGCCCGCTGGCCTTCCTGTCGGCATTGGACGTGGCGGGCGAGAAGGTGGAGGGCTACAAGCCCAACCTGCTGAACAAGCCCAAGCTCTACGACGTGGCGCTGGCCTGA
- a CDS encoding ABC transporter ATP-binding protein: MITVKPAPRQAAAAAADQPMLSVEDLRVTFTTADGESLKAVDGISFEVRPGETFGVIGESGSGKSTLGRAIVRLLDPTGGRILYEGDDIARLKGRRLRHKRRELQIIFQDPNAALNPRMSILDSVREPLDVVGEGDRASRIARALDLLDRVGISAEQARRYPHELSGGQKQRVNIARSLTLDPKLMVCDEVVAALDVSIRGDVLNLFAEIQRERGLAYVFITHDIGVVSHISDRVAVMYLGRFMELGPVEAVAERPMHPYTRALMSAEPVPLPSHLRQKRRILLEGEIPSPLNPPSGCRFRTRCPHAQATCAERVPDWRPVAPDHFVACHFAEDLAPG, encoded by the coding sequence ATGATCACCGTGAAGCCCGCCCCTCGACAGGCAGCCGCCGCGGCCGCAGACCAGCCGATGCTGTCGGTCGAGGATCTGCGCGTCACCTTCACCACCGCCGACGGCGAAAGCCTGAAGGCGGTGGACGGGATCAGCTTCGAGGTCCGGCCGGGCGAGACCTTCGGCGTGATCGGCGAAAGCGGGTCGGGCAAGTCGACGCTCGGCCGGGCCATCGTCCGCCTGCTCGACCCGACCGGCGGGCGGATCCTGTACGAGGGCGACGACATCGCCCGGCTGAAGGGCCGCCGCCTGCGGCACAAGCGCCGCGAATTGCAGATCATCTTCCAGGACCCGAACGCGGCCCTGAACCCGCGGATGAGCATTCTCGACAGCGTCCGCGAGCCGCTGGACGTGGTGGGGGAGGGCGACCGGGCCTCGCGGATCGCCCGCGCGCTCGACCTGCTCGACCGGGTGGGGATCAGCGCCGAACAGGCCAGGCGCTACCCGCACGAGCTGTCGGGCGGCCAGAAACAGCGGGTCAACATCGCCCGCTCGCTGACGCTCGATCCGAAGCTGATGGTCTGCGACGAGGTGGTGGCGGCGCTCGACGTCTCGATCCGCGGCGACGTGCTCAACCTTTTCGCCGAAATCCAGCGCGAACGCGGCCTCGCCTATGTCTTCATCACCCATGATATCGGCGTGGTCTCGCATATCAGCGACCGGGTGGCGGTGATGTATCTGGGCCGGTTCATGGAGCTGGGGCCGGTGGAGGCGGTGGCCGAACGGCCGATGCACCCCTATACCCGGGCGCTGATGTCGGCCGAGCCGGTGCCGCTGCCGTCCCATCTGCGCCAGAAGCGCCGGATCCTGCTGGAGGGCGAAATCCCCTCGCCGCTGAACCCGCCCTCGGGCTGCCGTTTCCGCACCCGCTGCCCCCATGCGCAGGCAACTTGCGCCGAGCGGGTGCCCGACTGGCGCCCCGTCGCCCCCGACCATTTCGTCGCCTGCCATTTCGCCGAAGACCTGGCGCCCGGCTGA
- a CDS encoding ABC transporter ATP-binding protein, with product MTAATPLLELDRVGINLRTGGGVVSATRDVSFRVGAAERIGIVGESGCGKTLTGLAIMQLLPRGLARIDGAIRFEGRDLLKLSARELRRVRGAGIAMIFQEPMSALDPVFTIGEQIVETILAHETVSRREAKERAVDLLARVGIPLPARRAGEYPHQLSGGMRQRAMIAIALACNPKLLIADEPTTALDVTIQAQIIDLLVDLSETTGTALLFITHDLGVVAETCTRMVTMYAGEVVEDAAVDDALVRPRHPYTAGLFSALPRLVERGAPLPSIPGRVPPLMAMPEGCRFRPRCPHAEDACTTAQAMREPEPGHRARCRRTGELQLEGTVG from the coding sequence ATGACGGCGGCGACGCCGCTGCTGGAGCTGGACCGTGTGGGGATCAACCTGCGCACCGGCGGCGGGGTGGTCTCTGCCACCCGCGACGTGTCGTTCAGGGTGGGCGCCGCCGAGCGTATCGGCATCGTGGGGGAAAGCGGTTGCGGCAAAACGCTGACGGGCCTTGCGATCATGCAGCTGCTGCCGCGCGGCCTGGCCCGGATCGACGGTGCGATCCGTTTCGAGGGCCGCGACCTGCTGAAGCTCTCTGCGCGTGAGCTGCGCCGGGTGCGCGGGGCCGGCATCGCGATGATCTTTCAGGAACCGATGAGCGCGCTCGATCCGGTCTTCACCATCGGTGAGCAGATCGTCGAAACCATCCTGGCGCATGAGACGGTGTCGCGGCGCGAGGCGAAGGAACGCGCGGTCGACCTGCTGGCGCGGGTGGGTATCCCGCTGCCGGCCAGGCGGGCGGGGGAATATCCCCACCAGCTGTCGGGCGGCATGCGCCAGCGGGCGATGATCGCAATCGCCCTGGCCTGCAACCCTAAGTTGCTGATCGCCGACGAGCCGACCACGGCGCTGGATGTCACCATCCAGGCCCAGATCATCGATCTGCTGGTCGACCTCAGCGAAACCACCGGCACGGCGCTGCTGTTCATCACCCATGATCTGGGCGTGGTCGCCGAGACCTGCACCCGGATGGTGACGATGTATGCGGGCGAAGTGGTGGAGGATGCCGCCGTCGACGACGCGCTGGTCCGCCCGCGCCATCCCTATACCGCCGGGCTGTTTTCGGCCTTGCCGCGGCTGGTGGAGCGCGGCGCGCCGCTGCCCTCCATCCCCGGCCGGGTGCCGCCCCTGATGGCGATGCCCGAGGGCTGCCGTTTCCGCCCCCGCTGCCCCCATGCCGAGGACGCCTGCACCACGGCACAGGCCATGCGTGAGCCCGAGCCCGGCCACCGCGCCCGCTGCCGGCGCACCGGGGAACTCCAGCTGGAGGGCACCGTCGGATGA